The DNA region TCATGTTGCTTTTTTGTACCAGGAACAGAAAAAAAATCAGGAGGCGATTGATTTTTTAAATACTGCCATGCAGAAGCTACCCGGCGACTATGAATTGATGCTCTATCTGGGTTCATTTTATGAAGAAACTAAGGAATTCGAAAAGGCTGAAGCCATCCTGAAAAAAGGACTCGAATTAGATTCGGAAAATACCAAACTCCATTTTAGGCTTGGGGTTGTTTATGACAAATGGGGCCGCAAAGGCGATTCCATCGAAAAAATGAAAACGGTGATACACCTGGACCCTAACCATGCCAATGCATTGAATTATCTTGGCTATACCTATGCAGAGCTCGGGCAGAACCTCGATGAGGCCGAGAGTCTGATTAAAGAGGCATTAAAGCAAAAGCCGGATGACGGATATATCACGGACAGCCTGGGATGGGTGTATTTCAAGAAAGGGCTTTTCAACCAGGCGGTAAAGCTTCTCGAGAAGGCTGTCAGCTTAGAGCCTGACGATCCGATTATACTGGAACATCTTGGAGACGCCTACCTGAAAATTAACGAAAAGACAAAAGCGCTTCAGATTTACAAGCGATCCTTGTTGCATAAAGAAAACGACAAGGCAGCTCTTGAGAAGAAAATTATAGAATTAAATGGAAAAAATAGCAACCCGGACAATCGGGAATAAAAATTGATTATTGACTATTGATTATTGACTATCATGTTGATGAAGGCGAAACGCAACAGGCAATGCTTAGTGATGGTATGGATTGCCGCCTTTTTTCTTTCTGCCTGCAGCAGCCTTGTTGCCAGAGTTTCGGAAAAACCGGAAGATCTTAAAGTATCACCCGAAGCCCGTGAGTTGCTTGCATTACTGAAACATCAGAACTTCACGCTCAAAACCTTCAAAGGCACCGGCACAATAACGTTCCGGGACAACAAGACGAAACCAGCGGCTACCCGCGCTGTTTGGATCGGGTCAATACCTGGAAAGCTTCGCATCGCGCTCCGCAGCTTTGCCGGTCAGCCGGCGGTAAGTTTTGCCAGTGACGGGCAGTGGTTCTATTTTTTTTCCCATGCCGACAGCCACTTTTATAAACAACCCGCCAGCATCGATACCCTGAAAAAGTTTTTTTCAATATCCATTGCTTGCGAGGATGTTGTCAGTATTTTAGCCGGTCGTATTCCCCTGAACCAGTGCAAACATGCGGTTGTAGAAAAAAACGGATCTAAATCCGGGTATGTTCTCACTCTAAAAAATAGATGGGGAACTACTTGCGAGAGGGTCTATCTTAATCAAAATAAAACAGACGTAAACAGGGTCGAAATGTTTGACTTAAACGGCACTCTATTATATCGCGTGGAATTTTGCGGGATGCAAACAATAAAAAGCTATCAGGTTCCTTCTTGCGTGGTCTTTTGGAATGAAGAGGACCGGGGGTTTCAACTCGACATCGACAGATATTGGGTCGATGTCGCGGTTCCATCATCAGCCTTTGTGCTGGCACCGCCGGAGTGACCGGATACTGGATACCGGATTCTGGAGGAGCGATTTGCTTTAGCCACTAAGCCACTAAGGCATAAAGGCACAAAAGGATGATTTATTAATATAATTTGTTGTAATCTTAGTATCTTAGTACACGTATTCTTTAATACGATTACGTATAATTTACTTTATTAATAAGTTTAAAGTGCCTAAAGTGTTCTAAAGTGCCTAAAGTTAAGGTGTCGCTTCGCTCCATCTATTCATG from Candidatus Desulfatibia profunda includes:
- a CDS encoding DUF4292 domain-containing protein, coding for MMVWIAAFFLSACSSLVARVSEKPEDLKVSPEARELLALLKHQNFTLKTFKGTGTITFRDNKTKPAATRAVWIGSIPGKLRIALRSFAGQPAVSFASDGQWFYFFSHADSHFYKQPASIDTLKKFFSISIACEDVVSILAGRIPLNQCKHAVVEKNGSKSGYVLTLKNRWGTTCERVYLNQNKTDVNRVEMFDLNGTLLYRVEFCGMQTIKSYQVPSCVVFWNEEDRGFQLDIDRYWVDVAVPSSAFVLAPPE